The segment CTCGGCGGCCTCAATTTTCAAGTCGATCGATCGCGCGCGCTACGAGCCCGTCCCGATCCGGATCGAAAAAGACGGACGGTGGACGCTCGCGGATCGGCCGCCGACGGCGCTGTCGGCGGCGGAAGTGATCCATCAGGCCCGCGCGTCGCAGGCGCGGCCGGCGCGAGCGGGCCGCGATTCGTTGTTTGCGCCGTACCCGTCGGCCGACACGCTGATCACCGTGGAGCGCCGCACCACGTCTGACGGCAGCACGCCGGCCGACGTCGAGCGCGCCGTGGTGACGGGCCTGGGCCTCGACGTGGTCTTCCCGGTGCTCCACGGCCCGTACGGGGAAGACGGCACGGTGCAAGGGCTGCTCGAGCTGGCCAACGTGCCCTACGTGGGTCCGGGCGTGCTCGCCTCGGCGGCCGGCATGGACAAGGCGGTCATGAAGGTGTTGTTCGCCGCGGCCGGGTTGCCCGTCGTGGCCTCGCGCGCCTTTGTGCGCGCCGACTGGACGCGCAACCGCGAAGGCGTGCTGGCCGGCATTGCCGCGCTGGGCTTCCCGCTGTTCGTGAAGCCGGCCAACCTCGGCTCGAGCGTTGGCATCTCCAAGGTGAAGACGCCGGCCGAACTGATTCCGGCCATCGAGGCGGCGCTCGAGTTCGATCGCAAGGTGATTGTCGAAGCCGGCGTCGTCAACGCGCGCGAGATCGAATGCGCGGTGCTCGGCAACGACGACCCGGAGACGTCGGTGCCTGGCGAGATTATCCCATCGCGCGAGTTCTACGACTACGAGGCGAAGTACCTGGACGAAGGCTCGAAGAGCCTGATTCCGGCGGACCTGCCGGCCGCGGTGGCCGCCGAGGTGCGGCGCCTGACGGTGGCGGCGTTCAAGGCGATTGACGCGGCGGGGCTGGCGCGCGTGGACTTCCTGCTATCGCGCGACAGCGGCGCCATCTTCGTCAACGAGATCAACACCATGCCGGGCTTCACCAACATCAGCATGTATTCCAAGATGTGGGAGGCCAGCGGCGTCGGTTATGCGGCGCTGGTCGATCGGCTGATCCAGCTGGCGCTGGCGCGCCACGCTGAAAAGCAACAGCTCCGCACGAGCGCGCTATGAGACTAAGGTGCCTGGGGTGCCTCGCGTGCCTGGGGTGCCTATGGGTTGGTGCCCTGTGCCAGGTGCTTGAGGCGGCCGAGCCGCAGCAGGGCATCACCGCCGCGCCCCTCGTCGCCAAGGCCTATGACGCCATTCTCGACGCCGACTTCGATCGGGTGCGGGCGGACCTGCCGGCGACGTGCGGTCCGCCTTCGCCGAAGGGCTTCGGCGGGACAAGCCCGGCGCCGCGGGTCGCCTGCCTCGGCCTCGAGGCCCTGAGCCTGTGGTGGCAGATTCAACTGGATCCCGAGAGCCTCGCGCTCGATCCGGCGTTCAAGGCCAAGGTCGAGGAGGCGATCGCCGATGCCGAGCGGATGACCGAGGCCGAACCCAATCGCGCCGAGGGCTGGTTCTACCTCGGGGCCGCCTACGGCGCGCGGGCGCAGTGGCGCGTGCACCGGGTCGAGCGGCTGGCGGCGGCGCGAGACGGCAAGCGGATCAAGGCGGCGCTCGAGCGGGCGCTGGCGCTGGACCCGGCCATGCACGACGCGGAATTCGGCATCGGCATGTACCGCTACTACGCCGACGTGGCGCCGGCTGTGCTGAAGTTCCTGCGCTGGTTGCTGCAGCTCCCGGGCGGCAACCGGGTCGAGGGGCTGCAGCAGCTCGAGCGC is part of the Vicinamibacterales bacterium genome and harbors:
- a CDS encoding D-alanine--D-alanine ligase family protein, producing MKKLRVGVIYGGRSGEHEVSVTSAASIFKSIDRARYEPVPIRIEKDGRWTLADRPPTALSAAEVIHQARASQARPARAGRDSLFAPYPSADTLITVERRTTSDGSTPADVERAVVTGLGLDVVFPVLHGPYGEDGTVQGLLELANVPYVGPGVLASAAGMDKAVMKVLFAAAGLPVVASRAFVRADWTRNREGVLAGIAALGFPLFVKPANLGSSVGISKVKTPAELIPAIEAALEFDRKVIVEAGVVNAREIECAVLGNDDPETSVPGEIIPSREFYDYEAKYLDEGSKSLIPADLPAAVAAEVRRLTVAAFKAIDAAGLARVDFLLSRDSGAIFVNEINTMPGFTNISMYSKMWEASGVGYAALVDRLIQLALARHAEKQQLRTSAL